The genome window ACGCGCTCGAGAAACGGGTCGATCACCGCACGGCCGTCTTCGCCGCCCGAGAGGGCCCGTTCCATCCAGTCGTCCCACTCGTTTTCGGGGTCCGTCGGCAGATACGGCGGGTTGAACGCCACGACGTCGAACGCGTCGTTGGCGAACGGGGAGACGAGGTCGGCACGGACCGACTCGACGCCCTCGCCACGGGCTTGCCGGACGGCGTGGGGGTTCAGGTCCGAGGCGACCACACGCGCGTCGGTCACCTCGCTGATCCGTCCAGCGACGTAGCCAGAGCCCGTCCCGACCTCGAGGATCGCGTCGTCGGGGTCGGCGGCGAGTCGCTCGCAGACGACGTCGGCGAGCAACTGCGAGTCTTCGGCTGGCTGGTACACGTCCGTCTCGATATCGCGTCGATCTCTGAGTGTCATCGGTCGGATTCAGTCGAGTCAGTCGTCTTCTCGTGGCGTCAGCTCTCGCTCTCGGTCATCGCGGCGGTCCGGGCCGGCGTGGCCACCATCGTCGGTGACCTTCGTACTGTCCGCTCTCGGTCGGTCGGAGAGCTGGCGCTGTGGGTAGGGGATGGTGATTCCCGCGTCGTCGTACTCGCGTTTGATCGCGTTGATCGCGGCCGTTCGGGCGTTCGAGACGCGTCTGGCGCTCGGATCGTCGATCCAGAAGCGCACACCGAGGACGACCGCTGAGTCGCCGAACTCCTTGCTGACGACCCGTGGGCTCGGCGCCGATAGCGCGACCTCGAGGTCGGCGACGGTCGATTCGGCGAGCGAAGCGGCGTGTTCGACGTCCGTGTCGTAGTCGACCCCGACGTCGATTTCGATGCGCAGACGGCCGCGTTTCGAGCGATTCGTCACCATGCTCGAGGCGATGACGTCGTTGGGGATCATGATGTACTCGCCGTCGAACGAGCGGATGCGGGTGTTGACGATGGAGATGTCGGTGACGATCCCCTGTTCGTCGTCGACGACGACCCAGTCGCCGATCTCGAACGGCCGGTCGAACATCATGACGAAGCCTGCGAGGACCGTCCCAAGCGTCTGGCGAGCGGCCATCCCGACGACGATCCCCAGAAAGCCGGCCCCGACGAGGAGACCCCCAAGGTCGTCGATCCAGACCCCGAGGACGACCACGAGCGACACCGACCAGATGATAACCTGGGCAACCCGGTGGCTAATCTCGCGCTGGTGGGCCGTGACGGCCGACGATGATCCGAGAACTTCGTCGATGAGCCGGCGGATGAACCGCGTGACGATCAGCGTCCCGACGAGCAAGATGAACGAGGCGATCGCATTTGGCACGAGTGCGCTGTCGATTCCGTGGTCCGTGTAGGCATCGCGGACCGTCCCCGTCTGTTCCCACACCCCCAGGACGACGGCGAGAACGAACGCACAGGTGCCGACGAGGAGGACGGTCGAGACGAGATCGCCGTACAGTGGTCGGCTTCGGCTGCTAATCCACGACTGCAGGCTCCGATAGGTGAGCAAGACGAACACCAGCAGTCCAAGGGCCGCAACCGAGATGGCGAATTTCAGCTCCGTCGACTCGATACTGCCGAGTGCCGAGTCGAATCCGACCAGTACGTCTGACATATTTCGTCGGCTCTCGAGGCTTTTCGTTCGTGAAGCTTTGAGTATCCGTCGGTCGGCGGTCGCCGACTCACCGGATCGATCGGTCGCTCAGCCGTTCGACTCGAGCCCGCTCGTCTCGAGGGCGAGTTGCGCCAGCGCGGCGAATTCGGCCGGTGCCATCGCGCCCGCCCGTTTGCGAAGGACCTCCTCGTCGGCGGCCTCGACGACTGCCTCCGGCTCCGTGAGCCCGGAGATGTGAGCCGTGTTCCGAATCGCGTTCCGGATCGTCTTTCGCCGCTGGGTGAACAGCGCCTTCACGAACCGGAGGAAAAAAGCCTCGTCGTCGACCGCATAGTCGGGCGCACGTGGCTCAGCACGAACGACCGCACTCTGGACGGCTGGTGGCGGCGAAAACGCTTCCTTTGGGATCGACTCGACGAGTTCGACGGCCGCGTAGTGCTGGCTCGAGACCGAGAGTCGACCGTATGCCGAGGTGCCCGGTTCGGCGACCATTCGCTCGGCGAACTCCTGTTGGAACATCAGGACCAGCGGCCGCTTCTCGGGGAAGAGTCGAAACGCGATCTCGCTCGAGACGCCGTAGGGGAGGTTCGACACCGAGGCCGTAAACTCGGGGAGGTCGACCTCGAGGGCGTCACCCTCGATCACCGTCAGCCGACCCGACTCGACCTCCTCGCGGAACTCCTCGCGCAGGAACGCCGCGAGTTTCGGGTCGCGTTCGACGACGGTCACCTCGTCGCCGACGGCGAGCAATCGGTCAGTGAGCGCCCCTGTCCCGCCGCCGATCTCGAGCAGGTGGCCGGTGTCGGCCTCGATGTCTTCTAGATAGGTCGGTAATCGGTCGAGGACGCGGTCGTCGACGAGAAAGTGCTGGTCGCGGTCCGGGTCGCCACGGACGCCGGCCCGGGCGATCAGCGCGTCGGGATCTCTCATTGGCCGAAGTTTGACCGGGGCAGGTGTAAACGCACCGTCTCGAGCGTTCGATCTGACACCGAATTCGGCGACCCCGACCGACGGGTCAGCGAGCGTGAGCGACTTCAGAGTTGTCACTGTTAGTACGCCCACCTATACCGATAGCCCGAGGCTATCGGATATGGAACAGCAATCGGACGGCGGACCGACGACCGTCGCGTGTCCAGCTTGCCAACACGACGTACTGTTCGGGCTCCCCCACTCGGCTGTCGTGGTCTCCGTGACGAACGTCTCGGCCGACGACCAGCGCGAGGACGAGTCGGATGCGTCCTCGCGGTATCGCCACGTGTGGAGTCGCTGCCCGAACGACCATCCGGTCGCCGTCTGCTACGACTGGTAACTGGGGGAGCCACCGACGACGTCAACTCGAGAGAACAGTCCTCTGATATCGGCTCGTTACTCCTGGGCACCGTCGCGTCGACCCACGAACGTCTGGTACTTCAGATCGTCGTCACGAAGCTCCTCGAGGATCCGCTCGACGATGATCTCGTCCGGGTCGTGCAGGCCCGAGACCCGTTCGGAGAGTTCGTCGAAACTTCCGAACGGCTTGCGTTTTCGTTCGTCGAGGATGCCGTTTCGTAGTTTCTTTCCGATCCCCGGCAAGAGATTTAGCTGGTGGAGCCGGAGCGTGATCGGCTGGGCGTCGTTGTAGAAGTCGACGAACCGCCGTTCGTGTTCCTCGACGAGATCTTCGACGACGTACTCGAGTTCCGTCTTCGCCCCCGACGAAAGATCGTCGTACTCGACCTCCTGGCACTCGATGACGACGTCGCGTTCTTCGGGTGGCTCGACGACGACATCGCTGCCGATCGTAAGCCGTACCGCTTCGTCGAACGCGACTTCGTAGAGCTGGAAGTCGTCGATACGCATGGCGTATCCGGCCGGTGACTTTTCGTACTGTGGCCGTGCGTCGTCAGAGAGTCCGTGTGCGAGGTAGTCCAACACGACTGCACGGCGAACGTCGGTCTCGTCGCCTTCCGCTTCGCTCATTGTAACACGGTACGGGAACGGCCTACTTAAAGAGTCGGCCCGCTTTCATACGATCGATCGCAGCGCGGGTTCGAGAGTGACGGAACCGGCGACGATCCACCCGACCTGCGTGCCGTCGTTCGAACGGACTGGTGTCTGTGGGTTCCGTCGTACCGACGCCCTCTCTCGTCGGTATCCCAAGAATCTGGCACGACACAACGGACCGCTTCAGGCGTACTGTGCGACGACGTTGAGGATCTCGTCGAGTTCGTCACCCGACAGCGAGTACCGCTGCTGTGCGAACACCGCTCGGAGCTCGTCGCGGTTGCGCGGCAGGAGGTTCGCGATTTTGTACGCCGTAGGCTCGTCGACCTTCTCGAGTTCCTCGAGTTCGGCGACGAGTTCCTGGGCCTCTTCGGGGTCCAGCGCGGCGAAGCGGTTGACGTGCTCGATCGCTCGTGCGAGTTCATAGCGCAGCTCGCGATCCTCGTCCAGTGCGCGTTCGGCTTCGATGTCGGCGAGGAGCTCTTTCGCCTCCGAGATCGTCAGATACTCCTCGTCGACGATCTCCTTGAAGATCGTCATACTGGCTTAGACGCGTTCTTCGGATCGGTCCTGGGCACGCATGTGGGCCGCGGTGACGATCAGCGTCTTCTCTTTGCCGCCGTCGTCGATGCGGACCTTGAACGCGTTGCCCTGTTTGCCGACGACCTCTCCGGTGTGGCCGTCAAAGCGCGGGTGGAAGCGGCCTTTGGAGACGCTTGGGTCGATCTTGAGATGGACCATCTCACCGTCCTCGTACTGCTGAATCGCACGCTGTGGCGGAGACGTGCCGCGCTCTCGAGGATCGTTCGCGAGTTTGTTCCGGGTTCCCTGACGAGGGCCATTAGAGTTCGGCATAGTCGTACGACGCGGTTAGCCGCTGACGGTTATAAAACACACGTATTCGCGCAGGCGTCGACGTGCCGTGGTCACACACGTCGGCGTATCGTCGAACCGGCCCGAGTGGACACAGCTAACCACCTCGAGTACGATGCCTGGGATATGACCGACGGCGATGGCCGACACGACATGGAGTATCGAATCGAGACCCGCTCGATTCACGCCGGACAGCACCCCGACGAAGAGACGGGTGCGCTGATGACGCCGATCCACGCGAACTCGACGTACGAGCAAGACGCTCCAGGCGACCACCGCGGCTACGAGTACTCGCGGACGGGCAACCCCACCCGAACTGACCTCGAGGCGAATCTCGCGAGCCTCGAGAACGCCGAGTACGGTCGCTGTTTCGCCAGCGGGATGGCTTCGATCAACACCGTTCTCAACCTGCTTTCGGCGGGCGATCACGTCGTCACGGGCAACGACGTCTACGGCGGCACCCACCGCATCTTCACCCAGGTCTATGAGGACTACGACCTCGATTTTACGTTCGTCGACATGACCGACCTCGAAGCGATCGAGGACGCATTCCGCGAGGAGACGGAACTGCTGTGGCTCGAGACACCCACCAATCCGCTCATGTCGATCGTCGACATCGAGGGTGCAGCCGAGATCGCCCACGCGAACGACGCACTGTGTGCGATCGACAACACGTTCGCGACGCCGTATCTCCAGCGGCCGCTGGATCTCGGAGCCGATATCGTCTCACACTCGCTGACCAAGTACCTCGGGGGCCACTCGGACGTCGTCGGCGGTGCCCTCCTCACAAACGACAGCGACCTCGACGAGCGCATTGGGTTCTACCAGAACGCCGTCGGCGCGACGCCCGGCCCCTTCGAGTCCTTCCTCGTCCTCCGCGGAACCAAGACGCTGCCCGTCCGGATGGACCGTCACTGCCGGAACGCAAGCGAGATCGCCGCCTGGCTCCAGGGCCACCCACGCGTCGACCGCGTCCACTATCCGGGGCTCGAGAGCCACCCCGGCCACGAGATCGCCAGCGAACAGATGGACGATTTCGGCGGCATGCTGAGTTTCGAACTCGACGCCAGCCTCGAGGAGGCAAGCGAGGTCGTCTCGAGCACCGAGGTGTTCACGCTCGCGGAGAGTCTCGGCGGCGTCGAGAGCCTGATCGAACAGCCCGCGCCGATGACTCACGCTGCGATTCCCCGCGAAGAGCGACTCGAGGCCGGATTGACCGACAGCCTGATCCGCGTCTCCGTCGGCATCGAACACGTCGACGACCTGATCGGGGACCTAAATCGTGCGTTCGAGGCGTCGCTGGAATAGCTGATGCGGCCGAGAGACACCGGGGGGTGACAGTACGCTCACGAACGGCCGACGTGTGAGCGTCGGGGCTGGTAAACGGGGTGGATTTATGTTCCCCGCCTTACCTCTCAGGGATAATGTACGAGACGATCGCTGTCCCCGAAGACGGCAGTCCCGAAGCCAGAACTGTCGCCGAACAGCCACGGAGCGTCGCTGGTGCGCTCGACTCGAGTGGCCAGTTTCCCGCCCCCGTTCTTCCGGTTACGTATCCGTTCGACGTTGATTTCGTCGTCGACATCGACAGAACGAGCAGTCGCGTCGCGGAACTCACTGGGGACGTTTTCGGTGGCTCGACCGCCGACGGTACGGATGAGTAATTCCCCTCCAGCCGGGAGGGGAGTGCTCCGCTCCATGTTTTTGCCTCGACGTCCGGGTACGCGTTCGAGCGACACGCCGTACGGAGGCGGTCGGTGATGGAAACCACCGACCGACTTGCGGCGATGTTCCCCGAGTCCTCACGTAACGCGGCGCTTTCGTGGCTCCTCGTGGGACTGCTTGTCCTGGGTGCGATCGGTGGCGGCTGGCTCGAGGCGTACGCATCGGTGCTGTTTGCGCTCGTCGCGGTCGCGGTTGCGACTGCGCCCGCGATCAGGTTTCGCGATCTGACCGTCATGCCACCGTGGTACTTCGTTTTCTTGGTCGCGCTTCCCGTCCTCTGGGAGGCGTTCGGTCCACAGCCGCTCGTCACGGGTATCGTGCCAGCACTGGCGCTCGGAACGCTCGGCCTCCTCGCCGTCGTTGAACTCCACCGGTTCACCTCGCTTCGACTCGTCCCGTGGTTCAGCGTCGTTCTCACCGTCGTGGTGACGCTCGCGATGATCGGGCTACTGAACATTTTCCGGTGGACGTCGGATACCCTGTTGGGAACGACGTTCTTACTCGACGGTCGCAGCCAGGATGCGATCAATGCGGCCGTGATGATCGAGTTTAGCTACGCCGTCGTCGCCGGGCTCCTCGCTGGCTTCGTCGTCTTCGTGCACTTTCGCCTATCCGACACCGAGACCCACCCCCGAGTGGCCGGTTCATCACCACCTCACCACGACGGTGACGATGACCGATCGGTCGACGCTGTCGTCTTGAGCGACCGTCTCGGAATCCCGATCGCTCGACAGCGGGCACTCACTCGAGCGATGCAACTCGTTCTGGTCGGGATTTTCGTCTACGGGCTGTTCGTCCGGGACCTCCCGGTACTGACGAACGCGGCGCTTGCAATCGCCATCACGTTCATCCCCGCACTACTCCGACGGAACTACGCGTTGCCGATCGAGCCCGGGCTCGCCCTCTGGGTCGCGAGTGCGGTCTTCTTTCACACCCTCGGAACGGTTGCTCTGTACGATGCCATCGCCCCGTATGACCACCTCACGCACACGCTTTCCGCGTCGGTCGTTGCCGCCGCCGGCTACGCCGTGTTACGGGCGATCCACCTCCACGAGCGTTCGATCCATCTCCCGCCGTGGGCGATGTTTACGTTCCTCATCGCGTTTATCCTCGCGATCGGCGTGATCTGGGAAATCCTCGAGTTCATCGTCGATCAGGGGGCGCTCGCACTCGGGATGGAGCCGGTGCTCGCCCAACACGGCATCGACGACACGATCGTCGACATGATCTTCAACGTCGTCGGTGCATTACTGGTCGCGACGTGGGGGACGCTGTACCTCGTTGAACTCTCGGAGGCACTCGCAGCGCTGCTCGAGGACCGACTTGGGACCTGAAACGATAACATACCGTGAGTGTACAGGACGGGCCTGGCGCTCGAGATCGGACACGTCGACGGCCCGACCGTCGACGTCGATCGAGTGATCGATGCCGTGCTGGATCGAGCCGGTTTCAGCGGTCTTCCCCGTGGATCGACTCGAGCCGAGATAGTCGCTCGTGGAGGCGATACTGGACGCGAGGACCCCGAGCAGTACTCCGAGGATCGCCAGTGAAAGGACGTCACCGTGACCGACTGCGTACACCAGGACGGACGGGAGTGCCAGCCCACTCAGCACCAGTCCCAGGATCACCCACGGCGAGTTCGTCGTTCGCATCGTGTACCCGACACCTCGGTTGCCGTGCAGTTCAACTATTCGGATGGGAAACGTTCGCAGGCCCCCCAGCGAACACCGAGACCGCCAGCTACACGATACCGTCCGTCGAACCGGGGTGTATGAGCGACCGAGACGACGCCGGCGTCCACACGTTACCGTTCGACGTCGAGTACGGCGGCCTCGAGTTCACGATCACCCCGACGGCCGTCGAGACCGACCGTGGGGTCGTCCTGATCGACGTCGGTCCCGATGGTGCCGTCGACGCCCTTCGGACGCACCTCACGGCCATCGGCTACGACCTCGCGGACGTCTGGTTGGTCGTCCTCACTCACCACGACGGTGACCACGCGGGCGGACTCGACGAACTCTTAGACCACACCGATGCGGTCGTCGCGGCCCATCGCGAGGAAGCGCCGTATGTCACGGGCGACCGCGAGCCGATCAAGGGCGACGGCGACCGATACCCACCGGTTGCCGTCGACCTCGAACTCACCGACGGCGTTCGCGTGCCGACCCTCGCAGGACCGATGGACGTCGTGGAGACGCCGGGCCACGCGCCCGGCCACATCTCTCTGCACTTCCCTGCGGGCGGGTTGTTGATCGCTGGTGACGCACTCGTCGCCGACGGTGCGGCCTCACTCTCCGGGCCGAACCCCGAGTTCACTCCCGATATGAACCGCGCACTCGAGTCGGTCGCCGGACTCGCGGATCTCGAGATCGAACACGTCGTCTGTCACCACGGCGGATACGTACAGGCCGACAGCGACCGTCTTCGCGAGATCGTCGACTCGAGTTGCTAACTGCGGCCTGCGGTGGATCGACCCCGCCTCGCGTCGTCGACTCGTCGAAACGGAATTCTCATCGGGCTCGAGTGCCAACGACGTTCCAATGCGTCTCGAACTTCGCGTCTGCCAGCACTGTCTCGAGGGCGACCACGGCGCTGCCGAGCAGAAGACGGACCTGCTCGAAGACATGGTTGCCTGTGCCGAGGTTATCCAGGAACACAAGGAGGTCCTCGACCTTGGAGAGGTCCACATCCGTCGCGTTCGCGACGACGAACAGGGAAAGCCGGCGGCGTTGCCAGTCGTCGCAGCGACGATCCAGAACGACCAGGTGGTGCTCAACGATACCCAGCTCGTCGCGGAGGGCCAGGACGGAAACATGCTCCTCTATGCCAATCCCGATGACATCCTGACGGTGCTTGCGGGGAACGTCGACGAGATTAGCAAGGTGGTCCCCGGCGACGTCACCGTCGATCTCTCGGCGATCGGGGCCAAGATCGTCTCCGAGGCGGACCTCGGCGCGAACGTGAACAAACAACAGTGAGGTGAGTCTGACCCAGGCCGTGACCTCGAGTGGCAGGTTGCCATGGTTTTTCGTGGGTGGCGATACCAATGGGCTCGATTTTGGACAATAGTCAGTCTAAAATCAGCATTATTGTTTATTTCTGTAATTGATAGCTGTAACTCTTGCAGAAGTGCCCAGTCTTATCAGGACGCCAGCGACAAGAGACAGTCGTGAATCGACGAACGTTTGTGACTGGACTCGGTGCAACGTCTGCGATCTCTCTAACCGGTATGGCTGGCTGTCTCGACGACGGGCAGGCGTCGGGGTCGTTCCCATCGGACTCGCTGACGTGGATGATCCCCTGGTCGGAAGGTGGTGGGACCGACACGTACGCACGACAGCTGGCCCCGTTGGCCGAGGAGGCGCTCGACGAATCGATCGAAGTACGTAACGAGCCGGGTGCTGGTGGACTCTCTGGGATGGAGTGGCTCCTCAACCAGCCCGACGACGGCTACGTCTTCGGTACGGGGAACACGCCCAGCTGGCAGTTCGGGTGGCGCATCCAAGGGATCGACGACTGGGAGCCCACCGACTTCGACCCCATCGCTTACTCCGGGGTCTTCGGGTACACGATCATCGTCAACGACGAGTACGGGATCGACGACTTCGGTGGGCTGCAAGACGCCTACGCGGACGGCGAGATCGATTCGTTCGCGTTCCAGGGCGTCGGCCACGACAGTCACGCGGTCTCCTATCTCCTCCGGGACGAGTACGACCTCGAGTGGGACACCGCTGTCCCGTACGACGGCGGTGGTGCGGTCAACGAGGCGGTTATCTCGGGTGAAGTGCCGGCCGGGATTGCGACGAACACCTCGGCGGCCGACGCCGTCGACTCCGGTGACGTTAGCGCCGTCGTGAACCTCATGGACACCGACCTCGAGGCGTTCCCCGAGATCGACCAGATCACCAACTACGGCGACAGCCTCTCGTACATCGCCGAGTTCCAGCTGACCCACGTCGCACCGCCGGGCACGCCCGAGGAGGTCCGACGCGATCTCGCTGAGGCGATCGAGTACGCAGCAACCCACGAGGAAACCGAAGCGTGGGAGGCAGACACCGGTAACATCGTCGAGTACGGTGGTCTCGACGAGACAGCGTCGATCCTCGAAAGCGCACTCGACGACCTCGAGGCGAACGTCGACTTCGAGACGTTCGAACAGCGAATCGAAGAGGATCGGGAGTAACCCCCGAACTCTCTCCCAATGGGCACTGCACACTAGCGATGGAGTCGACACTATCACGTACACTTCGAACCGCTCTCGACGCGCTCGCCGACGCCGGTACCGTCGTGTTGGGCGAACGGCCAACGATGGAGCACCTGCTACTGTCGGTCTTTTTGCTCTCTGGACTCTACATGATCTGGGGTGCGCGAGAGTTTTCGGCCGATGCAGCGACCTTCCCGCGAGTGACTGCAGGGGCGATGGTCGTGTTTTCGGCGCTGTTACTCGCGCGAAACTATCTGCCGGGTCCGCTTCGCTCGGTGGCGACCACGCCCGTTCAGCTACTCTCGAGCGATGATACGCGCGCAGATATTGCCGGGACCGCGGACGCTGAACTCGACCAGTCAGCCAGTCGCGACTCTGCCGGCAGCTACACCTACGACGTCGACGATCCGTGCGGCCCCGCCGTCGTCGCCGGTCTCTGCGTCCTGTACACCGGGTTGACGTTTACGATCGGGATGCTCTATGCCACGCCGATCTTCGTCGGGGCGTATGCGCTCTGGGCGAGGCTATCGCTCCCACGGGCGACCGTTCTCGTCGCCGGGAGCTTCGGCATCGCCTATGCGTTCTTCCTCGCTGTCACGCCCGAGATCGCGGTCGGCTGGTACACCGGCTGGCGGTTCCCGGTTCCGGTGGCCCCCGACCTCCCGGTTTCGACGCTCCTCGGGGGTGACCCCGCGTGAGCCTCGAGGCGTTCGGCGTCGCACTCGAGACGCTGTTTACGGCCGAGACGATGGCGTGGGTCATCGCGGGAATCTTACTCGGGATCGTCGTCGGTGCCCTTCCCGGACTCGGGCCGCCGCTCGGAATGGCGATCATTCTGCCGCTGACGCTCCCGCTCGAGCCGACGAACGCGATCGTCCTGTTGATTAGCGTCTACAGCGGGTCGATGTACGGCGGCTCGATCGCGGCGATCCTTATCAACACGCCGGGCGTCTCGTCGTCGGCTGCCACGATGTTTGATGGCTATCCGATGTCCGAACAAGGACGGGCAGCGACAGCATTGTCGATCTCCGCGACGGCGTCGTCGATCGCTGGCATCATCACCGTCGTCACGCTGTTGGCGTTCTCGCCGTTTCTGGTCGCCGTCGTTCTGGCTGTCGGTACGCCAGAGCGATTCCTCGTTGCGGTGCTCGGTCTCGCGATGATCACTGTGGTCACCCGCGGCTCGATGCTCAAGGGGCTGCTCGCTGGCGTAGCCGGGCTGGCAGTCACGACGGTCGGGTCTGCGCCGATGAGTCTCGACAATCGGTATACGGATTCGATACTCCTCTACGACGGGATCAACTTCGTGGCCGTGCTCATTGGCCTGTTCGCGATCGCGGAGATGATGAAACTCGCCGGCCAGGACGGCGGCATCGCCGACGCCGACGTTCGCATCGGTGGTGGCGTTTCGACTGGTATTCGTGAGACGCTCAACCGACCCGTCACGGTGGTCAAATCCGGCTTTCTCGGGATGCTCATCGGATCGATCCCTGGCGCGGGAGCGACGGTCTCGAATTTTATTGCCTACTCCGAAGCCGTCCGCAGTTCCGACGATCCCGGATCGTTCGGGACCGGCAACGAAACGGGCGTTATCGCCTCCGAAGCGTCGAACAACGGGACCGTTGCCGGATCGCTCGTGCCAGCGATCTCTTTCGGAATCCCCGGTAGCTCCTCGACAGCGGTCCTCATCGGTGGATTACTCATGCACGACCTCCGCCCCGGTCAAAGCATGTTCGACCCCGGTGGTGAACTCGCACTCACGTACGCGATGTTGCTCGCGTTACTGATCGGGAACCTCGTCATCCTGCTGGTCGGTATCTCACTGATACCGAGACTCGACGTCCTGACGAAGATCGATACTGACTACATTATTCCAGTCGTTATCGTTCTCTCGTTCCTCGGGACGTACGCGCTTGACACCAACCCGGTCGACGTCCTGACGCTGTTGCTGTTCGGGGTGGTCGGATTCTACATGATCCGATACAACTACTCGGTGATCGCGTTCGTCCTCGGCGTCGTCCTCGGCGATATCGCCGAAGACAACCTGTTCCGATCGCTCGAGCTCTCGGATGGCTCGTACATGATCTTCGTCGATCCGTTCGAGTACGGCTGGCTCTCCCCGTTGTTGTTCGGGCTGATCTGTGTCGTCCTGCTCGGACCGTTTCTCAAAAGCGGGCTCGAGCGATTCCGGGGCTGAACGGGTTCTGTCCCCGCTTCGTTTCACCGTGAATCAGGGACCTAGCCGACTCGAGGCGTCGGCCGACGTCGAACTGTCGCGACCGTCTCGAGCGAGCAACCAGAGCGAACTGAAAAACGCGAGCAGGAGACAGGCAGCGAGGATGGCGAACGCCAGCCGGTAGCCGAACTCGGTGTAGGCGACGGTTCCTTCGACGGTCTCGCCGGTCTGGTAGGCGTCGAGTGCGACCCCCATTACTGTCGGAAGGATCGTCGCCCCGGCGAAGCCGGCCGTGTTCACGGTTGCGGTCGCGACTCCACTCGCACCGGCGGGATACCGTTCTTTGACGGCCGACAACGACAGCATCGCCGAGCCAAAGAGCACTCCAGCACCGAGATAGGAGATGGCAATGAGTGCCAGCGGTGGCGTTCCAAAGATGGGGACGACGCTAAAAGCAACCGCGAGCAACCCCATGCCCGCCGTCATCGGGAGCAAGCGCCGTCCCAGCCGATCCGAGACCCAGCCAATGGCTGGCGGGCCGACCAGGAGGCCGACCGAGCCGAGCAGGGTGAAATACGAGGCCGTCGTGACGTCGAGTTCGTAGACGACGACGAGATAGGGGACGCCCCACAGACCGAGCAGCGTCAGGATCGACCCGTTGCCCGCGAAGAAGACCACCGAGAGGAGCCACTGGTCTCTGTCCCGCGCGAGCGTCCGCAGGTAACTTCCGGTTTCCGTAAACGATACCGAGGGCTGTTCAGGAACTCCATCGATCGGCTCGAGGCCGGCGTCGGCCGGCGACTGTCGTGCGAGGACGAACACCGCGCCACCGGCGACGAATCCGACGACGGCGAGCCCGACGATGGTGGGACGCCAGCCGAAGGAGTCGACAGTGACGGCGAGTGGTGTCGTCGCGAGGATCGCACCGAGGCCGGCGACGCTCCCGGTCAGTCCCGCCATCGTCGCGAACTCGTCGGTCCGGTACCAGTTCGCACAGAACCGCAGGATCGAGACGAAGATGACGCCGCTACCGAGACCGATGAGTCCTCGAGAGACGAACGCAAGGAGGTAGCTCTCGCTGAGCGCGAA of Natrarchaeobaculum sulfurireducens contains these proteins:
- a CDS encoding HemK2/MTQ2 family protein methyltransferase — its product is MTLRDRRDIETDVYQPAEDSQLLADVVCERLAADPDDAILEVGTGSGYVAGRISEVTDARVVASDLNPHAVRQARGEGVESVRADLVSPFANDAFDVVAFNPPYLPTDPENEWDDWMERALSGGEDGRAVIDPFLERVGRVLAPDGVVYLLVSSLTGVDEVAERAGEAGFSAVAVADESFPFETLTVLELFE
- a CDS encoding mechanosensitive ion channel family protein; this translates as MSDVLVGFDSALGSIESTELKFAISVAALGLLVFVLLTYRSLQSWISSRSRPLYGDLVSTVLLVGTCAFVLAVVLGVWEQTGTVRDAYTDHGIDSALVPNAIASFILLVGTLIVTRFIRRLIDEVLGSSSAVTAHQREISHRVAQVIIWSVSLVVVLGVWIDDLGGLLVGAGFLGIVVGMAARQTLGTVLAGFVMMFDRPFEIGDWVVVDDEQGIVTDISIVNTRIRSFDGEYIMIPNDVIASSMVTNRSKRGRLRIEIDVGVDYDTDVEHAASLAESTVADLEVALSAPSPRVVSKEFGDSAVVLGVRFWIDDPSARRVSNARTAAINAIKREYDDAGITIPYPQRQLSDRPRADSTKVTDDGGHAGPDRRDDRERELTPREDD
- a CDS encoding 16S ribosomal RNA methyltransferase A, with product MRDPDALIARAGVRGDPDRDQHFLVDDRVLDRLPTYLEDIEADTGHLLEIGGGTGALTDRLLAVGDEVTVVERDPKLAAFLREEFREEVESGRLTVIEGDALEVDLPEFTASVSNLPYGVSSEIAFRLFPEKRPLVLMFQQEFAERMVAEPGTSAYGRLSVSSQHYAAVELVESIPKEAFSPPPAVQSAVVRAEPRAPDYAVDDEAFFLRFVKALFTQRRKTIRNAIRNTAHISGLTEPEAVVEAADEEVLRKRAGAMAPAEFAALAQLALETSGLESNG
- a CDS encoding DUF655 domain-containing protein, yielding MSEAEGDETDVRRAVVLDYLAHGLSDDARPQYEKSPAGYAMRIDDFQLYEVAFDEAVRLTIGSDVVVEPPEERDVVIECQEVEYDDLSSGAKTELEYVVEDLVEEHERRFVDFYNDAQPITLRLHQLNLLPGIGKKLRNGILDERKRKPFGSFDELSERVSGLHDPDEIIVERILEELRDDDLKYQTFVGRRDGAQE
- a CDS encoding RNA polymerase Rpb4 family protein → MTIFKEIVDEEYLTISEAKELLADIEAERALDEDRELRYELARAIEHVNRFAALDPEEAQELVAELEELEKVDEPTAYKIANLLPRNRDELRAVFAQQRYSLSGDELDEILNVVAQYA
- a CDS encoding 50S ribosomal protein L21e, translating into MPNSNGPRQGTRNKLANDPRERGTSPPQRAIQQYEDGEMVHLKIDPSVSKGRFHPRFDGHTGEVVGKQGNAFKVRIDDGGKEKTLIVTAAHMRAQDRSEERV
- a CDS encoding cystathionine gamma-synthase; translated protein: MTDGDGRHDMEYRIETRSIHAGQHPDEETGALMTPIHANSTYEQDAPGDHRGYEYSRTGNPTRTDLEANLASLENAEYGRCFASGMASINTVLNLLSAGDHVVTGNDVYGGTHRIFTQVYEDYDLDFTFVDMTDLEAIEDAFREETELLWLETPTNPLMSIVDIEGAAEIAHANDALCAIDNTFATPYLQRPLDLGADIVSHSLTKYLGGHSDVVGGALLTNDSDLDERIGFYQNAVGATPGPFESFLVLRGTKTLPVRMDRHCRNASEIAAWLQGHPRVDRVHYPGLESHPGHEIASEQMDDFGGMLSFELDASLEEASEVVSSTEVFTLAESLGGVESLIEQPAPMTHAAIPREERLEAGLTDSLIRVSVGIEHVDDLIGDLNRAFEASLE
- a CDS encoding MBL fold metallo-hydrolase, yielding MSDRDDAGVHTLPFDVEYGGLEFTITPTAVETDRGVVLIDVGPDGAVDALRTHLTAIGYDLADVWLVVLTHHDGDHAGGLDELLDHTDAVVAAHREEAPYVTGDREPIKGDGDRYPPVAVDLELTDGVRVPTLAGPMDVVETPGHAPGHISLHFPAGGLLIAGDALVADGAASLSGPNPEFTPDMNRALESVAGLADLEIEHVVCHHGGYVQADSDRLREIVDSSC